A window of the Loxodonta africana isolate mLoxAfr1 chromosome 3, mLoxAfr1.hap2, whole genome shotgun sequence genome harbors these coding sequences:
- the UBL4B gene encoding ubiquitin-like protein 4B, which produces MLLTVKLLLGQRCRLEVSGKESVAMLKKLVSERLQIPEEQQHLLFRGQLMDDDKCLSDYCSGPNASINVVIRPPEKARQAQPSPWPQPLWHQLGRVLAKHFEPRDAEAVLRLLRQEHEQRLQRVSLEALEQLAHYLLTEEPRVEPAGETEPRALASEAPTVHEGGEKG; this is translated from the coding sequence ATGCTCCTCACGGTCAAGCTGCTCCTGGGCCAGAGATGCCGCCTGGAGGTGTCTGGGAAAGAGAGCGTGGCCATGCTGAAGAAGCTGGTGTCAGAGCGGCTACAGATACCTGAGGAGCAGCAGCACCTGCTCTTCCGTGGCCAGCTCATGGACGATGACAAGTGCCTCTCTGACTACTGCAGTGGGCCCAATGCCTCCATCAATGTCGTCATTCGGCCCCCGGAGAAGGCGCGCcaggcccagcccagcccctgGCCGCAGCCCCTGTGGCACCAGCTGGGCCGGGTCTTGGCCAAGCACTTTGAGCCGCGGGACGCTGAGGCAGTGCTGCGGCTGCTGAGGCAGGAGCACGAGCAGCGTCTGCAGAGGGTGAGCCTGGAGGCCTTGGAGCAGCTGGCACACTACCTCCTGACCGAGGAGCCCCGTGTGGAGCCGGCTGGAGAGACGGAGCCCAGGGCCCTGGCCTCGGAGGCACCCACTGTGCATGAAGGAGGAGAAAAAGGCTGA